A single genomic interval of Schistocerca americana isolate TAMUIC-IGC-003095 chromosome 2, iqSchAmer2.1, whole genome shotgun sequence harbors:
- the LOC124595153 gene encoding cell division cycle-associated 7-like protein — protein MASNVGVSSIDVANTDPESLKLMLSSIMKEAREKAEELNRKNSKKGIKRGARTEYIFKRDQKFILNRRRSTRLSGRCSSTGSEVDIDTNDSESDTERKPIFKMRIKRRHTISVAPPPKAIPVEEVTDEMIERIHKYGMKEYNSVHGVLCHQCRQKTMDTKTMCRSSRCVGGQGSFCGPCLSNHYGESVAEALRDPEWTCPPCRNVCICSVHMKMRGMQPAGQLTPIARSLGYKSVLDYLVAKEEIKIGEEGIIVESE, from the coding sequence ATGGCATCTAACGTGGGCGTAAGTTCTATAGATGTAGCAAATACTGACCCAGAGTCGCTGAAATTAATGTTGAGTTCAATCATGAAGGAGGCACGTGAGAAAGCGGAAGAATTAAATCGTAAAAACTCTAAAAAGGGGATCAAAAGAGGTGCCAGAACAGAGTATATATTTAAGCGTGATCAGAAATTCATCCTAAATCGTCGACGTTCTACTAGATTGAGTGGCCGTTGTAGCTCAACAGGTTCTGAAGTTGATATTGATACCAACGACTCTGAATCTGATACCGAACGCAAACCGATCTTCAAAATGAGAATTAAGAGAAGACATACAATTAGTGTAGCACCACCTCCTAAGGCAATACCAGTTGAAGAAGTCACCGATGAAATGATAGAAAGGATTCATAAGTATGGGATGAAGGAGTATAACTCGGTACACGGTGTTCTGTGTCATCAGTGTAGGCAGAAAACCATGGACACAAAGACTATGTGTAGGTCCTCTCGGTGTGTGGGCGGTCAAGGGTCGTTTTGCGGCCCTTGCCTAAGCAATCACTACGGAGAAAGCGTTGCGGAAGCACTTCGGGATCCAGAATGGACATGCCCCCCGTGTAGAAATGTTTGCATTTGTTCAGTGCACATGAAGATGAGAGGAATGCAGCCTGCTGGTCAACTTACTCCCATAGCAAGGTCGTTGGGCTATAAGTCAGTTCTGGACTATTTAGTAGCCAAGGAAGAAATAAAGATAGGGGAGGAGGGGATAATTGTGGAATCAGAATAA